One genomic region from Thermoleptolyngbya sichuanensis A183 encodes:
- a CDS encoding BMP family ABC transporter substrate-binding protein, whose translation MGRKRILNVSRRQVIRGLLATSAFGLTAKLGTACSPSGTGGTDAAAEGGASGSGDPLTIGFIYVGPKDDYGYNQAHAEGAAGMAAKFNWVKLVEEANVPETTAVAESMRSMIDIDGAKAIFPTSFGYFDPHILKLAEEYPDVQFFHAGGLYQEGKTPKNIGSYFGYIDEAQYVAGIVAALTSKSGKLGFVAAKPIPQVLRNVNSYTLGARSVRPDATTQVLFTGNWAEPIKEAEATNSMVDQGIDVVTCHVDSPKVVMETAERRGIFCTGYHANQAALAPKGYLTGAEWDWTNIYSKIAEDIYAGKSLQDGTIDHILRGGLKDGFCKVSDYGPAVSAEAKAAADAAKATLMDGSLVIYSGEVKDNKGGVVVGANEKLEQKDPKLEQMDYLVEGVIGSVGG comes from the coding sequence ATGGGCAGGAAACGAATTTTGAACGTGTCTCGTCGGCAGGTGATTCGAGGGCTGCTGGCCACCAGCGCTTTTGGTCTCACGGCGAAGTTGGGAACAGCGTGCAGTCCTTCTGGCACAGGCGGAACAGATGCCGCCGCCGAAGGAGGCGCATCAGGCAGCGGCGACCCGCTCACCATCGGCTTTATCTACGTCGGGCCGAAGGACGACTACGGCTACAACCAGGCCCACGCCGAGGGCGCAGCGGGCATGGCAGCCAAGTTCAACTGGGTGAAGCTGGTGGAAGAGGCAAACGTGCCCGAAACCACCGCCGTTGCCGAATCCATGCGGAGCATGATCGACATCGACGGCGCAAAAGCCATCTTCCCCACCTCGTTCGGCTACTTTGACCCGCACATCCTGAAGCTGGCGGAAGAATATCCCGATGTCCAATTTTTCCACGCGGGCGGACTGTACCAGGAAGGCAAAACGCCAAAAAATATTGGCAGCTACTTTGGCTATATCGACGAGGCGCAATACGTTGCGGGCATCGTCGCAGCCCTCACGTCCAAGAGCGGCAAGCTGGGCTTTGTGGCCGCGAAACCAATCCCCCAGGTGCTTCGCAACGTCAACAGCTATACCCTTGGCGCTCGCAGCGTCCGCCCCGATGCCACAACTCAGGTTCTCTTCACCGGAAACTGGGCGGAGCCGATCAAAGAGGCAGAAGCCACCAACAGCATGGTGGATCAGGGCATTGATGTTGTCACCTGCCATGTGGACAGTCCGAAGGTGGTGATGGAAACAGCGGAACGGCGCGGCATTTTTTGCACAGGCTATCATGCCAACCAAGCGGCCCTGGCTCCTAAGGGCTACCTCACCGGAGCCGAGTGGGACTGGACGAATATCTACTCCAAAATTGCCGAAGACATCTACGCGGGCAAGTCGCTGCAAGACGGCACAATTGACCACATCCTGCGCGGCGGCTTGAAGGACGGCTTCTGTAAGGTATCGGACTACGGCCCGGCAGTCAGCGCCGAAGCCAAGGCCGCTGCGGACGCAGCCAAAGCCACGCTGATGGACGGCAGCCTCGTCATCTATTCCGGCGAAGTGAAGGACAACAAGGGCGGTGTGGTGGTCGGGGCGAACGAAAAGCTGGAGCAAAAAGATCCCAAGCTGGAGCAGATGGATTATCTGGTAGAAGGCGTAATCGGGTCGGTGGGAGGCTAG